In the Paramormyrops kingsleyae isolate MSU_618 chromosome 6, PKINGS_0.4, whole genome shotgun sequence genome, one interval contains:
- the LOC140591870 gene encoding trypsin-like isoform X2, giving the protein MTKTFQSVVLLVTIVTIGETYKQRIIGGQVVVPHSIKYQASIQYGKQHYCGGTIIQPQWVLSAAHCWRPSFLIKVVLGEHNLYVAEGFEQESNVSRIFIHNNYNYKTFNNDIMLIKLSQPARMNANIGLATLPGANTPPLSRGATCKVSGWGVTHVNSYYLSAELQAVNIEFIPDCLNYYNTSVSENMLCAGSRSGGKDSCQGDSGGPLICDGFFEGIVSWGIGCGNPNFPGVYTKVRNYIRWINWTISSEPSN; this is encoded by the exons ATGACAAAGACCTTCCAGTCTGTAGTGCTGCTTGTCACAATTGTCACAATTGGAG AAACTTATAAGCAGAGGATAATTGGAGGCCAGGTTGTGGTACCCCACTCCATTAAGTATCAGGCATCCATCCAGTATGGCAAGCAGCATTACTGTGGGGGCACCATCATCCAGCCTCAGTGGGTTTTGTCTGCCGCCCACTGCTGGAGGCC GAGTTTTTTGATCAAAGTGGTTCTGGGCGAGCATAATCTTTATGTCGCGGAGGGATTTGAACAAGAGTCCAACGTCTCAAGAATCTTCATTCATAATAACTACAACTACAAAACCTTCAACAACGACATCATGCTCATAAAG CTTAGTCAGCCTGCTAGGATGAATGCCAACATCGGGCTGGCAACCCTGCCTGGTGCCAACACTCCCCCACTGTCTAGGGGGGCCACCTGCAAAGTGAGCGGCTGGGGAGTGACACACGTGAACAGCTACTACCTCTCAGCAGAGCTACAAGCCGTGAACATAGAATTCATCCCTGATTGCCTAAACTACTACAACACAAGTGTGTCTGAAAATATGCTCTGTGCTGGCTCACGCTCTGGGGGCAAGGACTCCTGCCAG gGAGATTCTGGTGGCCCCCTGATCTGTGATGGCTTCTTCGAAGGTATTGTCTCCTGGGGCATTGGCTGTGGCAATCCCAATTTCCCAGGCGTCTACACTAAAGTAAGGAATTACATCCGCTGGATCAACTGGACCATCAGCAGTGAACCATCCAATTGA
- the LOC140591870 gene encoding trypsin-like isoform X1 produces MTKTFQSVVLLVTIVTIGETYKQRIIGGQVVVPHSIKYQASIQYGKQHYCGGTIIQPQWVLSAAHCWRPSFLIKVVLGEHNLYVAEGFEQESNVSRIFIHNNYNYKTFNNDIMLIKLSQPARMNANIGLATLPGANTPPLSRGATCKVSGWGVTHVNSYYLSAELQAVNIEFIPDCLNYYNTSVSENMLCAGSRSGGKDSCQVMTCGCEYTSPSLASSWQTEKCSIYCTLESKAVFLNPVLRDPQPVHIFAPSQLLTRIPQKRGLSVGPREPDWETLV; encoded by the exons ATGACAAAGACCTTCCAGTCTGTAGTGCTGCTTGTCACAATTGTCACAATTGGAG AAACTTATAAGCAGAGGATAATTGGAGGCCAGGTTGTGGTACCCCACTCCATTAAGTATCAGGCATCCATCCAGTATGGCAAGCAGCATTACTGTGGGGGCACCATCATCCAGCCTCAGTGGGTTTTGTCTGCCGCCCACTGCTGGAGGCC GAGTTTTTTGATCAAAGTGGTTCTGGGCGAGCATAATCTTTATGTCGCGGAGGGATTTGAACAAGAGTCCAACGTCTCAAGAATCTTCATTCATAATAACTACAACTACAAAACCTTCAACAACGACATCATGCTCATAAAG CTTAGTCAGCCTGCTAGGATGAATGCCAACATCGGGCTGGCAACCCTGCCTGGTGCCAACACTCCCCCACTGTCTAGGGGGGCCACCTGCAAAGTGAGCGGCTGGGGAGTGACACACGTGAACAGCTACTACCTCTCAGCAGAGCTACAAGCCGTGAACATAGAATTCATCCCTGATTGCCTAAACTACTACAACACAAGTGTGTCTGAAAATATGCTCTGTGCTGGCTCACGCTCTGGGGGCAAGGACTCCTGCCAGGTAATGACCTGTGGGTGTGAGTACACATCCCCATCCCTGGCTTCCTCATGGCAAACTGAAAAATGCAGCATTTACTGTACTCTAGAGTCTAAGGCAGTGTtcctcaatccggtcctcagggacccacagccagtccacatttttgctccctcccagctccttacCAGGATTCctcaaaaacgtggactgtctgtgggccccagagaaccagactgggaaacactggtctaa